A window of Chryseobacterium sp. IHB B 17019 genomic DNA:
AGAACCTGATCATCTTAGCCAGAAACCGGAAGATTTAGACACCAAAACCTATTTGGGTTCGTTCCGAAAAGTAAGAAATGCTTATCCTTTGATGGCGGTTGGTGGCGTTTATGACCACCAGAGAGCGACAACGAGAGACAAAAGAGTGTTCATTCTCACAAGATCAGCATTTGCCGGTCAGCAGAGATATGGGGCCAATACATGGTCAGGTGATGTTAATTCTTCGTGGGAATCTTTACGGAATCAGGTTCCGGCAGGTCTGAATTTTACCCTCACTGGAAATCCTAATTTCAATTCGGACATCGGCGGATTCTTTGCCGGAACGTATAAAAAAGGCTGGAATGAAAGTTCAGGATCAAAAAATCCGATGTTTCAGGAACTGTATGTTCGCTGGCTGCAATATGGAACATTTACCCCGATGATGCGTTCACACGGAACCGATGTGCCGAGAGAAATTTATCAGTTCGGGAAAAAAGGAGAACCAATATATGATGCCGTTGAAAAATTTATCAGGTTAAGATACAGTTTGCTGCCTTATATGTATTCCGTTTCTTGGGATGTTTCTAAAAATCAGTCAAGTTTTATGAGACTGCTTGCAATGGATTTTTCAGCAGATAAAAAGACCTGGAACATCAATAATGAATATATGTTTGGAAAATCCTTCCTGGTTGCTCCTGTACTGAATGCACAATATACTCCTGAAAAAATAGTAAAGACAAACGAGCAAGATGGTTGGGATAAAAAAGAAGAAACTAAAAAAGGGGCTTCCGCTGCTGATGTAGATTTCACACAGAATAAATCGGTCAAAGTCTATCTCCCATCCGGTTCTGTATGGTTTGATTACTGGACGAATGCAAAGCACAAGGGTGGGCAGGAAATTGAAAAAACAGTCAATATCCAAAATATTCCATTGTATGTAAAAGGTGGAAGTATTATTCCTTTCGGGCCTGATGTTCAATATGCAACTGAGAAAAAATGGGATAATTTAACCTTAAAAATCTATCCGGGTTCAGATGCCGATTTTGTTTTATATGAAGACGAATTCGACAATTACAATTACGAGAAAGGAGATTACACAGAAATACCAATGCATTGGAATGAAAAATCCCAGACACTTACCATAAATGCCCGAAAAGGAAAATACAAAGGAATGATTGAAAACAGAAACTTCATCATTATTCTTCCAAATGGTCAGCAAAAAACGGTGACTTATTCGGGTAAAAATAGTAAAGTGATGTTCTAAAATAAGATAATTAACTCTTGACATACCAAGATAAACTAGATTATTCTAACTATTAATGAAAAATATTCGGTTATGATTAAGAAAACACTCTTAAAATATACTTTAAACATAGGATTATTGTTTGGCGGGTCGTGGCTTTCTGCGCAAAATCCTGTTATTCAGACAAAATTCACGGCAGATCCGGCACCGATGGTTTACAAGGACACTGTTTTTCTATACACAAGCCACGACGAAGATGATGCATTTGGATTTAAAATGAAAGACTGGTTGCTGTACACCTCAACTGATATGGTCAACTGGACCGATCACGGTGTTGTAGCTTCTCTAAAGGATTTTAAATGGACCGATCCCGAAAATGGAGCCTGGGCACCTCAGGTCATCGAAAGAAACGGCAAGTTTTATATATATTGCCCGATGCCCGGACAACGAGGAATCGGGGTTTTGGTGGCAGACAGTCCGTATGGTCCTTTTAAAGATCCTATCGGGAAACCTCTTGTGAAAAATTCCAGTGACGATATCGATCCAACCGTACTCATCGATGATGACGGACAGGCTTATCTGTACTGGGGAAATCCTAATTTATGGTATGTAAAGCTGAATAAAGATATGATTTCCGTGGACGGATCTATTGTAAAAGACCCGTCGATTGCCAAAGTAAAAGATGCTCCCGATCCTTTTCACTATCAGGAAGGTCCCTGGGTCTGGCAACGCAACGGAAACTATTATATGGCATATGCTTCAACGTGCTGTCCTGAAGGAATCGGGTATGCAATGGGCAAATCGGCAACCGGTCCGTGGGAATACAGAGGAATGATTATGGACAGCGACAAACGCTCCAACGGAAATCATCCCGGAATTATTGATTATAAAGGAAAAACTTACGTTTTCGGTTTCAATTACAATCTGGGAAAACAAACAATAAGCAAGCATTACGAGCGCCGTTCCATCTGTGTAAGCGAAATGATTTATAATGCCGATGGCACCATTCAAAAATTACCTTTTTGGAATCCGGAAGGCGTAAAAAGAATTGGAGTTTTAAATCCTTACAATAAAGTTGAAGCGGAAACCATGGCTTACAGTGAAGGCTTGAAAACAGAAAAAATGACCGAATGGGAAAGGAATAATCCCTACGATACCGGCAAAAAAATAACGGATCGTCTTGTTGTTTCATCAATTAACAATGGAGATTATATCAAAGTTCAGGGCGTTGATTTTTCGAAAGGAACAAAATTCCTGGAAATATCAGTTGCCTCAATGAATGGCGGAAGCATAGAAATCCATACTGATGTATTGGACGGACCGATATCAGGAACCGTTCAGGTAACAGGAAAGGCTGAAGGCGACCTCTTCAAAACGATTAAATCTCCGGTGAAAAATATAACAGGCGTTCACGATGTATACTTTGTATTTAAAGGAAACAAAGACCTTTTCTACTTCGACTGGTGGAAATTCAGTTCAAATTAAAGTATTTATCATAGAAATATTTAAAAATGAAGAATAATACCATAAAATTGATAATAAGTAGTTTACTGATGGGTTGCGCAGGAATTGTAACCGCGCAAAACCCCATCATTCAGACCGCCTATACTGCAGATCCTGCTCCGATGGTTTACAACGATCGATTATATGTTTACACGACGCACGATGAAGACGATTCTACATGGTTTACGATGAACAACTGGAAGGTATTTTCTACCAATGATATGGTGAACTGGACAGATCATGGCGTGATTCTTTCCTACAACGATTTCGATTGGGCAAAACGTGATGCCTGGGCAGCGCAGTGTATCGAAAGAAACGGAAAATTTTTTATGTATGTTCCGATGATCTCCAAAACCAATAATAAAGGTGCGATTGGAGTAGCGGTTGCCGATAGTCCGTTTGGGCCATTCCACGATCCGCTGGGAAAACCTTTAGTTCAGAGCGAATGGGGTGATATCGACCCAACAGTTTTTATTGATGATGATGGTCAGGCGCATATGTACTGGGGAAATCCGAAACTTAAATATGTAAAGCTGAATGAAAATATGATTTCCTATTCCGGTGATATTGTTGAGGTTCCGATGACTGAAGAAGCTTTCGGCAAAAGAGAAGGAAATCCCGAAAGACCTACCAAATATGAAGAAGGTCCGTGGCTGTACAAACGTAAAAATTTATATTATCTGTTCTGGCCGGGCGGTCCGCTTCCTGAATTTATAGGCTATTCGACGAGCAAAAGTGCACAAGGTCCGTGGAAATATGGCGGAATTATAATGCCTGCGGAAGGAAAATCCTTTACCAATCATCCCGGAGTGATTGATTTCAGGGGTAAAACCTACTTTTTCTATCACAACGGCGCATTGCCGGGAGGAAGCGGATTCACAAGATCAGTAAGTGTTCAGGAGCTTAATTTCAATAAAGACGGTTCCATTTCATCTTTTAAAATGACCAACGGCATTATGAAAGCAATTGCAGCCATTAATCCTTATTCATTCAATCAGGCGGAAATGATTGCCTGGTCAGAGAATGTAAAATCGTATCAGAACAAAACGGCGGGCGTTTTCATCAAAGCAAAGAAAAACGGTGCTTACTCAAGTGTGAAAAATGTTGATTTCGGAAAAGACGGCGCAACGACTTTTTCTGCAAGAGTCGGAACTACACATAACAGCGGTGTCACCATGGATGTTCGTTTAGACAGTCTGGACGGACCAATTGCCGCAACTGTAAAAGTTCCACTGACCGGTGGCGATGATCGTTTTGAAACGGTTACAGTTAACGTATCCAACAAAATTGCAGGCCTTCACAATCTTTATTTCGTCTTCAATGGTAAAGCGGAAAAAGATATCATGTTTCTTGATTATTGGTTGTTTTCAAAATAATTTTAAAATGAAAAAAGTAACACTCGTATTTCTATTATTCATAAGCTTCTGTCTTTTATCGGAAGTTAAAGCGCAGGTCACGGAAGTCTCCAGTCCGGACGGTAAGCTGAAGCTGAATGTATTTTCAGAAGGAGGAAAAGCAATGTACTCTGTAAGTTTTCAGGGAAAAACAATGCTCGACAAATCTCCGTTGGGACTGATCACTAATGAATCGGATTTTTCTAAGAATTTAAAATTCATCAACACTAAAAAGGATTTAATTTCCAAAAAGTACAGCAACGAAAAAATAAAAAAATCTGACATTGAGTATAAAGCGAATACGTTGACCGTCAATTTCATGAATGCAGATCAGTTCAATATCGGAATTGAGTTTCAGATTAGTGATAATAATATTGCCTTCCGATATGATATTCCGCCAATGAAAGACCGTTTCAGCGCTGTTGTACAATCGGAAGTTACAGGATACAGGTTTCCAGCTCAGACTACAACATTCCTATCGCCCATGATGAAGCCGATGACTGGTTTTGCCCGAACAGCACCAAGCTACGAGAGCGGTTATAAAGCTGATGCGGAATTGGGGACGAAAGCCGATTACGGTTACGTTTTCCCCGGGCTTTTTCATATCGGAAACGAGGGCTGGGTTTTACTTTCGGAGACCGGAGTGAACAGTTTGTATTGTGCTTCTCATCTTGAAACCACTTCAGATAAAAATCTTTACCGAGTTGCTTATCCGGATACGGCAGAAAACAATGGTTTCGGAAGTTCGGGATCAGCGATTTCTCTTCCGGGAAAAACACCGTGGAGAACGATTACGATTGGAGATTCGTTGAAGCCTATTGTGGAAACTACCATTCCTTTTGATGTGGTAGAGCCGCTTTACGAGCCTTCACAGAAATATCAGTTTGGACGTTCTACCTGGAGCTGGATTCTATGGCAGGATAACAGTATGAACTATGATGATCAAAGTCTGTTTATTGATTTGGCATCAAAACTCGGTTATGAATTCATTTTAATTGATGCGCTTTGGGATAAGAATATTGGGAAAGACAGGATGAAAGAACTCATTCAGTATGCAAAATCTAAAAATGTTGGAGTATTGCTTTGGTACAATTCCAACGGAGCCGCCAACGATGCGCCGATGGGACCGAGAAACAAAATGAGCAGTTCTGTCGAACGCAAAAAAGAAATGAAATGGCTGAAGGAATTTGGTGTAAAAGGCCTGAAAGTCGATTTCTTCGGAGGTGACAAACAGGAAACCATGCGTCTGTATGAAGATATTTTATCTGATGCCAACGATTTTGGTCTGACTATTATTTTCCACGGCGCCACTTTACCGAGAGGTTGGGAAGTAATGTACCCGAATTATGCAGGAAGTGAAGCCGTTTTAGCCTCAGAAATGCTTTATTTTTCAGAAGATGTCCGCAAGCAGGAAGCTTTTTTTGCCACCCTGCATCCGTTTATCAGAAATACGGTCGGAAGTATGGAATTTGGCGGAACTTTTCTCAATAGATTTTTAACGAAATCCAACAAGGATAAAAATAAAAGATTGACGACCGACGGATTTCAGTTAGCCACAGCCGTTCTTTTTCAGAATCCCATTCAGATGTTTGCGGTAATGCCGAACAATCTCACCGATGTTCCAAAATTCCAGCTTGATTTTATGAAAAGTATTCCGACGCTTTGGGATGAAACAATTTTCATCGACGGCTATCCAGGGAAATATTCGGTGATCGCAAGAAGACATCAGGATCAATGGTACGTGGCAGGAGTGAATGCAGAAAAAACGGTGAAAAAATTGAAGATTAATCTCCCAATGTTAGTTAATAAAAATCTGGAATTAATTAATGATGATAAAAATGAAGCCACGTTTAAAAAATCAGTTTCAGTCAATAAAAAAGGAGAGTTTGAAATTGAAATTCAGCCGAATGGAGGATTTGTGTTGACAAATTAATGCAGGAATAATTTGGGCAGCTTTATCCGTCTTCCACTCCCGCTTTTTTGCTCGTCGTTCCTCCTCACAAAAAGAGCTCCGTTCAAGCCGGGCTGCGTGCAATTCGCAACTGATAAATGTTAACTTAAACCTTATAGGTTTTCAAAACCTATAAGGTTTCAATAAGATAAAAAGATAAAGATTATGAACAGATTAACGATACTATTTTTCTTTGTACTGTTGTTTGGTGCTTATTCTCATATAAAGGCAACCGAACGGTTTATCACAACAGAGAAGACTAACGAATCCATTCTTCTGAAAGACAAATCAGTCAGCATTTCAATATTTACAAACAATAACATCGACGCAGGAATTATGAGAGCGGTCAAAAATCTGCAGTCTGATTTTGAGAAAGTCACGGGAACTCAGCCCACATTTTTAAATCAGATTTCCGGAATCAATTCTCCTTTAATTATCATCGGAACAGTCGGAACAAAATCGGTGATTGATGATTTAATCAAACAGAAAAAGATCGATGGGAAATCATTAAACGGAAAAACAGAAAAGTACATCATCCAGAATGTAAGTAATCCGTTTCCGGGCGTTTCGGAAGCCATTGTGATAGCAGGTAGCGACAAGAGAGGAACCATTTACGGAATTTACGAAATGTCACAGCAGATTGGCGTTTCGCCCTGGAATTACTGGGCCGATGTTCCGGTTGAAACGAAAGAAAATTTATATTTCAAAAAAGGAATTTATACCGATGGAGAACCCGCCGTAGAATACCGCGGAATTTTCCTGAATGACGAAGAACCTTCACTCGGAGGCTGGGCAAGAGCCACTTTTGGCGGGATTAATTCTAAGTTTTACGAAAAGGTTTTTGAACTGATCCTTCGTCTGAAAGGTAACTATCTGTGGCCTGCCATGTGGGGGAAAGCATTTTACGACGATGATGCTTTGAGCGGACCATTAGCTAATGAAATGGGAATCGTAATGGGAACTTCACATCACGAGCCGATGGCGCAGGCGCAGACCGACTGGCACCGGTATATCAAAAGAAATAACCTTCCGAATGTCTGGGATTATTCTAAAAACTCTAAAGTGTTGCAGGAATTCTGGAAAGCCGGAATTGTAAGAAGTAAAAACTGGGAAAAGCTGGTCACAGTGGGAATGCGTGGCGACGGCGATGAGGCGATGGGAGAGGGAACCAATATTTCTTTGCTTGAAAACATCGTTAGAGATCAGCGCAAAATCATCCAGGATGTTACAGGTAAAAATCCAAGCAAAACGCCGCAGGTCTGGGCTTTGTACAAAGAAGTCCAGGACTATTATGACAAAGGAATGAGAGTTCCGGATGATGTAATTCTATTGTTTTGTGATGACAACTGGGGCAATGTGAGAAAGCTTCCGGATCTTTCAAAACCCTTGCATAAAGGCGGGTACGGAATGTATTATCACTTTGATTATGTGGGCGGGCCGAGAAATTCTAAATGGATCAATATCAGTCCGATTCAACGGGTTTGGGAACAGATGAATCTTTCGTATGAGCATAAAGTGGATAAAGTTTGGGTAGTCAACGTGGGCGACTTAAAACCAATGGAATTCCCAATCAGCTTCTTTTTGGAAATGGCCTGGAATCCGAAACAGTTTAACTCTAAAAACCTTTTAGAATATACCGAAAAATGGGCTGCACAGCAGTTTGGAGAGAAACATTCAAAGGAAATTGCAAGAATGATTAACCTGTATGCAAAATACAATCGCAGAGTAACTCCGGAAACGCTTGACAGCAAAACATTCAGCCTTGAAAATTATAATGAATTCGAAACGGTGCTGAACGATTACAGAGCGTTGGCGGTGGATGCATTACGTCTGAAAGACCAGATTCCTGCACAATATCAGGACGCCTATTATCAGTTGGTTCTTTATCCGATCGATGCGTGCAGCAATTTATATGAAATGTATTATGCCGTGGCTAAAAATAAAGAGTTAGCTGCCAAAAAAGATATTCAGGCCAATGATTATGCAGATAAAGTGAAAGAATGTTTTGAAAGAAATGCTTATCTCGACAATAAATATAACAATGAAATTGCCCATGGAAAATGGACACATATGATGGATCAGATGAAGATAGGTTACAAAGCATGGTTTGACGGAAAAGCAAATGTAATGCCTGAAGTGACTTATATTTCCGGGGCCGATGTACCGAAAGAGAAAGTATTTGCAGAAAAAAACGGCTATGTTTCTATTGAAGCGGAAAATTTTGCAAGAATGAGTAATTCAGGCAGGATTCATTGGGAAATTATTCCAGATTTCGGGAAGACAAAATCCGGGATCACTACTTTTCCACAGAATGCCTATCCGAAATCCGATGAAAACATTTACCTGGAATATGATATTAATTTTGAATCTAAAGGGAATTTTGAAGTTCAGCTCCTGTTGGCACCGACTTTAAATTTCAATCATAATAAAGGATTACGCTATGAAATTTCATTTGACGGAGGAAAACCGGAGACCGTCAATTTCAACGGACACTACCGCGGAGAATTAGGAAAATGGCAGTCGGAACACATCATTAAATCAGTGACAAAACATCAGATTTCACAACCTGGGAAACATACGTTGAGATTCAGGGTGCTGGAACCGGGAATTGTTTTAGAGAAAATACTGATTGATACGGGAGGTCTTAAACCAAGTTATCTGGGAGCTCCTCAGAGTGATTATTCAGAAAAATAAATGAAGATGATAATTGTTGAAAATTAATGATTGTGAATCTAATGAAGGGATAATTTTCAGAAAAAGAAGCTGAAATATTAATTAGCGATAACCTTAAACCTATTCATTAGACCCATTTAACATCACAAATTAAACAACTTATTACTATGAAAAAAATCTTCAAATTAGTACTTGTAATGATTACAGGTATTGCAGTTTCAGTACAGCTGAATGCACAAAATCTGCAGGCAAAAGTAAAGATTGACAAGAGTATTGCTTACCAGAAAATAACAGGTTTCGGTGGCTTTGTCTGCAGTCCGCAGTTTGGGTACAACCACATGACGACCACAGAAATACAGAAGCTTTGGGGCGCAGGCAGTGTAGCAGGATATAATATCATGCGTCTTTATATTCCTGAACAAAGCAGCAACTGGAGTGCAGCCCTTGCGACAGCCCAGCTGGCAAAATCTATGGGACTTACCATATTCGCCAGCCCATGGACGATGCCTGCAGAATGGAAAACCAATAACCACGTGAACGCAGTATATACCGATCCAAACGGCGTACAGCAAGTCGGCTATCTTAAGCCGGAAAAATATCAGGATTATGCCCTGTATCTCAACAGTTTTGTGACCTATTTGCAAAATAACGGTGTTGCACTGGATTATATTTCTATACAAAATGAGCCCGATGAAATGGCTCAGTATCAGGGTTGTATCTGGACACCGGCCCAAATTGCAAGCTTTGTTAAAAACTACGGTCAGCTTATCAACTGTAAGGTCATTGCGCCGGAAAGTGTAGGTTTTACGGATAATTATGCCAATGCCTTCTTAGATCCTCTGGTAATGGCAAATTTTGAAGTGTACGGAGGTCATCAGTACGGTTCCATGCAGTCTGTTTATAAGCAGTTTCAGAATCATAACAAAGAAATATGGCAGACAGAATATCTGATCAACTGGAATTCTCCCAGCAGCCAGACGCCAAGAGATTTTTTATGGGATACCGATGGTTTCACGTTCGCAAAAAGTGTCAATAATGCGTTGCTTGGAAATGTAAATGCGTGGATTCATTACGCTTCAAAAAGATATTACGGACTGATGGGAGACGGCTCATACGGAACCGTTGCCGGGGAAATGACCAAAAGAGGATATATTTTATCCCAATATGCTAAAAATACCACAGGCAAAACCAGAATTGATGCAAAATGGGAAACCTCAACCGGAACGTTGGAAGGTTCTTCTTATATTTCGTTGGACGGCAACCAGATCACCCTTGTTGTTATCAATTCCTCTTCAAATACCTATGATCTTAAAGTTGATCTGCCATTTTTTACGACTTCGGGAGTCCAGACCACCACGTCACAATCCTTGAATATGACTTCATCACCTTTTTCTTTCAGTACGGCGAGTTTTCGTCCGACGGTTCAGGTCAGCCCTTCCAGTGTAATGACTTTTGTTTTTAATAAAAGTGGCGACAGACCGTTATCATTAATGACGGGTGGTGATGTTCATTATAATAAAATTGAAACTCAGCTCCCGACCAATTCAGCATTTGGGACTAATTATCAGCTGAGCGGAAAAACGGTTACGTTCTATAATTCCACTCCGTTGATAAGCTCAAACACAGACGCCAACAGCGGATATTTAAATCTTGACGACCGTTACAATAAGTTAATTTTTCATGTATTAAACTATACAACGAGCAACTTGCCGACTTCTTCCAATACGACATTATATTACGTTGATGCCAACGGAACGGTAAGAAATCATAATTATGGCAGTGTCGCATTTCCTGCACCGGGTTCGGGAAGTTTCAATCTGGTATTTGATATTTCCAGAGCAGTTCTTCCGTATGGCTGCAAAGGAATTATTGGACTTCGAAGCGGAAATTACAGCTCCATTCTTACCCTCACGTTAGGTGATGTTTATTTCAATATAGGTAATGAGAGAGCGTCAAAATTTGCAGCGGCTTACTCGCTTACCGACAGTAATCTTATGGATGCCCTGGAAAATGAATATTATACATCCGTAGATTTCAGAGATGTTACAGGAAACACATCGGCAGATACCTGGATTAATGCTTCTGCCAATCGTAACAGTATTTTTTATGTGAACGGAAGTGTCAGCAATACTAATGTCAATGTAGTTTCAGGCAATTTCTGTCAAAATCTTAGTCTTTCTGATTTGGGTAAAGATTTTCAGGTACCTTTTGGTTTTACAGCAAATTCTGCTGCGTATACAAGAACCTTCAATGGATACGGAATCGTTATTTTACCTTTTCAGTCAGCCATTCCTTCGGGAACTACAGCATATACAATGCAGCCAAATTCAGGAAGTGTAATTTGTACTCAGATTTCTAATGGGGTTATTCCTGCGAATACTCCTGTGTTAATCAATGCTACAGGAAGTAAAACATTCACAGGATCAGGCGCTGTATCTACACCAAAAGCAATTACAGTCAATCAGATAAATGGTGTTTATCAATCTATAAAAGTGGCCGCGGGAGGATATGTACTGAAAACAGAAAACGGTGTTACAGGATTTTATAAAGTAACAGCGGGCAATGAACCAACAGTCAATTCATTCCAGGGATATCTTACTGAAAACAATACATATACGGATAATTTTCTTCCATTGAGCTTTGCTACATTGAAAGTTGATAATATAATGGCAGCGAAAAGGGATATTATTTTATATCCAAATCCAGCCAAAACCGAAATTTTTGTTGATTGGAAAGCGACTGATGCAGTTTATTTAATTATTGATGCAAAAGGAAGTACAGTTTCTTATAATACAAAACTGACCAAGGGTAAAAACAGAATTGATATTTCAAAACTTCCTACAGGAGTATATTTTATTGAAATTTCCGGTTCAGGAGAAAACATTAAAACTAAATTTATAAAACAATAATCTTAATCATATTTAATTAAAATTTGCTTTTAATAAAGTTACCGGGTCATTCCGGTGACTTTTTTTCTTTATAACTTATAATTAAGTGTAATATGTACATTTATTAAAAATAGAATCTTATATTTGTCTTTATCACATTGTAAAGAAATATTCGGTAATGATATTTAAGATAATTTAATTAAA
This region includes:
- a CDS encoding T9SS type A sorting domain-containing protein, coding for MKKIFKLVLVMITGIAVSVQLNAQNLQAKVKIDKSIAYQKITGFGGFVCSPQFGYNHMTTTEIQKLWGAGSVAGYNIMRLYIPEQSSNWSAALATAQLAKSMGLTIFASPWTMPAEWKTNNHVNAVYTDPNGVQQVGYLKPEKYQDYALYLNSFVTYLQNNGVALDYISIQNEPDEMAQYQGCIWTPAQIASFVKNYGQLINCKVIAPESVGFTDNYANAFLDPLVMANFEVYGGHQYGSMQSVYKQFQNHNKEIWQTEYLINWNSPSSQTPRDFLWDTDGFTFAKSVNNALLGNVNAWIHYASKRYYGLMGDGSYGTVAGEMTKRGYILSQYAKNTTGKTRIDAKWETSTGTLEGSSYISLDGNQITLVVINSSSNTYDLKVDLPFFTTSGVQTTTSQSLNMTSSPFSFSTASFRPTVQVSPSSVMTFVFNKSGDRPLSLMTGGDVHYNKIETQLPTNSAFGTNYQLSGKTVTFYNSTPLISSNTDANSGYLNLDDRYNKLIFHVLNYTTSNLPTSSNTTLYYVDANGTVRNHNYGSVAFPAPGSGSFNLVFDISRAVLPYGCKGIIGLRSGNYSSILTLTLGDVYFNIGNERASKFAAAYSLTDSNLMDALENEYYTSVDFRDVTGNTSADTWINASANRNSIFYVNGSVSNTNVNVVSGNFCQNLSLSDLGKDFQVPFGFTANSAAYTRTFNGYGIVILPFQSAIPSGTTAYTMQPNSGSVICTQISNGVIPANTPVLINATGSKTFTGSGAVSTPKAITVNQINGVYQSIKVAAGGYVLKTENGVTGFYKVTAGNEPTVNSFQGYLTENNTYTDNFLPLSFATLKVDNIMAAKRDIILYPNPAKTEIFVDWKATDAVYLIIDAKGSTVSYNTKLTKGKNRIDISKLPTGVYFIEISGSGENIKTKFIKQ